Part of the Streptomyces sp. NBC_00457 genome, GGGTGTGGGGGCCGTCGTAGGGCTTCGTCGTCGAAGCGCTCCTTCGGGCCGGTCCAGAGGTAGCCGTGATGGTGCACCGCTCGTACCCGTTCGGTGTCGAGGGTCGAAGGTCGAAGGTCGGTCGAAGCGCCTCGAAGGCCCAAGGACCAGCCGGCCCCGATCCGACGCCAGAGTCAGCCGGGGCCGGCCGAAGAGGGGACGGTCAGCCGGACAGACCGAACCGCGCCGGGTCGATCCCGGCCGCCGTCAATTCCTCCGTGCTGAACCGCAAGGGCTCCGCGTCCGGCCGCTTGCTGTCCCCCAGGGCCCAGGCGTTCTCACCGATCCGGGCCAGGGTCCCGCAGCCTTCGGTACAGGGGCCTCCACACGCCTTCACGAAGGAGATCCCGTTGATGTCGAGCCCGTACAGGGTGGTTCCGTCCAGCATTTTCTGCACCTTCCTGGTTAGCTGACGCGGTCGT contains:
- a CDS encoding DUF397 domain-containing protein; this translates as MLDGTTLYGLDINGISFVKACGGPCTEGCGTLARIGENAWALGDSKRPDAEPLRFSTEELTAAGIDPARFGLSG